The Chitinophagales bacterium genome has a segment encoding these proteins:
- the ccoS gene encoding cbb3-type cytochrome oxidase assembly protein CcoS: MSVIIVLLIISVIAALGFLFAFLWSVNKGQYDDVESPAYRILFDDIEKKD, from the coding sequence ATGAGCGTAATAATAGTTTTACTAATTATAAGTGTGATAGCCGCTTTGGGCTTCTTGTTTGCTTTCTTATGGTCGGTAAACAAAGGTCAGTATGATGATGTAGAATCACCAGCTTATAGAATTTTATTTGATGATATTGAAAAAAAAGATTAA
- a CDS encoding porin, translating into MKTIRLILCMLLFGNVLLNAKEVPASETDTVEVELTKIEAFKEKIPFEISGSADVYVQTNFVGKQTNDVLNRAFYGKANSFELGMINLMMSKQVGKVGFMADLGFGPRAEAANNTLYANTILAIKQLYVTYSPADWVEFTLGNFSTFFGYELIEPQNNFNYSTSLAFQNGPFYHTGLKANFTKDKLNFMVGFFNDTDTKSDDDRNKYVGAQVGYSGDKGGVYLNFIGGNEGISYMINDSTEVSAYKNYKHSYDLTSSVALGKEEKGLFGVNVAYHQYRFKATKDSDPSRSKYFTTYLYGSADISDKLSIGGRVGYFYNPDLVAPYVAGPAKNFADVTLTAHVNVVGGLTFIPEYRLDFATEKVFLNRKGNGSKMQNVIGFAAVYAF; encoded by the coding sequence ATGAAGACTATTAGACTGATTTTATGTATGTTGCTTTTTGGTAATGTGTTACTGAATGCAAAAGAAGTACCAGCAAGCGAAACTGACACTGTAGAAGTGGAATTAACAAAAATTGAAGCATTTAAAGAAAAGATTCCTTTTGAAATTTCTGGTTCTGCTGATGTTTATGTACAAACAAATTTTGTTGGAAAACAAACCAATGATGTATTAAACAGAGCTTTTTATGGTAAAGCCAATTCATTTGAATTAGGTATGATTAACTTGATGATGTCAAAACAAGTAGGCAAAGTTGGGTTTATGGCAGATTTGGGTTTTGGTCCTAGAGCAGAAGCTGCTAACAATACTTTGTATGCTAACACTATTTTGGCTATTAAACAGTTGTATGTTACTTATTCACCAGCAGATTGGGTAGAATTTACTTTAGGTAACTTTAGTACTTTCTTTGGTTATGAATTGATTGAGCCACAAAACAATTTTAACTACTCAACCTCATTAGCATTCCAAAATGGTCCTTTTTATCACACTGGTTTAAAAGCAAACTTTACTAAAGACAAATTAAACTTTATGGTAGGTTTCTTTAATGATACCGATACTAAATCTGATGATGATAGAAATAAATATGTAGGAGCTCAAGTTGGTTATAGTGGCGATAAAGGTGGTGTTTATTTAAACTTTATAGGAGGAAATGAAGGCATTAGCTATATGATTAATGATTCTACTGAAGTGTCTGCTTATAAAAACTACAAACATTCTTACGATTTAACTAGTAGTGTAGCTTTAGGTAAAGAAGAAAAAGGATTATTTGGTGTAAATGTAGCTTATCATCAATATAGATTTAAAGCAACTAAAGATAGTGATCCTAGTAGATCTAAATATTTTACTACTTACTTATATGGTAGTGCTGATATTTCTGACAAATTAAGTATTGGCGGAAGAGTAGGTTATTTTTATAATCCAGATTTAGTAGCTCCATATGTAGCTGGTCCTGCTAAAAACTTTGCAGATGTTACACTAACAGCTCATGTTAATGTAGTAGGTGGTTTAACATTCATCCCAGAATATAGATTAGATTTTGCTACAGAAAAAGTTTTCTTAAATAGAAAAGGTAATGGCTCTAAAATGCAAAATGTAATAGGTTTTGCTGCAGTATATGCATTTTAA
- the gltB gene encoding glutamate synthase large subunit translates to MTNNNLNSGGLYRPSFEKDACGIGFVAHMKGVASHQIIEDALVMLENMEHRGACGCEENTGDGAGILIQIPHNFYKQEADGLGFTLPNKGEYGTGLVFFPKDLEKREACLKIIKHAATKFRFTILGFRTLSVNNQPIGPSALAVEPFVQQIFLQPNFEIEEDIALERKLYIFRAYTTHKIHELLGEKDSFYYSSLSCRTIIYKGQLTTFQVRQYYPELNNQALTSALALVHSRFSTNTFPKWKLAQPFRFLAHNGEINTLRGNLNWMRTREHLLDCEVFTKDELEILFPICDADQSDSANLDNIVELLYLSGRSLPHVLMMLIPEAWQDNEQMEDWKKAFYEYHDCMMEPWDGPASICFTDGKIVGATLDRNGLRPSRYVVYNDDIVVMSSEAGAVPTQEDKVVKKGRLQPGKMFIIDMEQGRIISDTELKKKICTAYPYREWLNKHKITFKDLPKSTKKEIILNKEDLLTQQLAFGYTSEDLKVIVEPMTTTGKEPIGSMGTDTPLAVLSDQSQNLSNYFKQLFAQVTNPPIDPIRERMVMSTFTTLGGASSILTTSENHAKQIHIRQPILTNADIAKLRYINHPDFKIYTIKTHFPTNGKAGALERAINRICAEAEDAVADGNNIIILSDKGVDKDNAPIPSLLAVGAVHHHLIRSKTRIDCSLVVESGDIREVHHFATHIGFGASAINPYLAYQSIYDLNKTKLNHLEKTDDYLVDNYIKAASNGLLKIFSKMGISTYQSYHGAQIFEIVGLSEAVVNKCFTNTVSRLGGIGFDEIAKETLKKHALAYPDVENQYAHLEVGGVYQWKRRGETHMFNPNSIHLLQHSTKKNDYQLFKQYSAAINNQTEKAITLRSLLEFDMSNAKPIDINEVEPVENILTRFATGAMSFGSISYEAHTTLAIAMNRIGGKSNSGEGGEDEIRFEKKENGDWERSAIKQVASGRFGVTSYYLANAEELQIKMAQGAKPGEGGQLPGHKVDEWIGRVRHSTPGVGLISPPPHHDIYSIEDLAQLIYDLKNANPDARINVKLVAEAGVGTIAAGVAKAKSDVILVSGYDGGTGASPISSIKHAGLPWELGLAEAHQTLVKNNLRSRVVLQTDGQLRTGKDIAIATLLGAEEWGIATAGLVVMGCIMMRKCHLNTCPVGIATQDKELRARFESDPQYVVNFFTFLAQELREIMAELGFKTIDEMVGQTQLLKKRDNIDHWKYKYLDLNPILFKENVGTDVGLYKQMAQVHPKNEGVMDLTLIEEAKPALENQEKVEINTNIVNTDRTVGAMLSYYISSKYKGDGLSEDTIQVNFTGSAGQSFGAFLAPGVSFKIHGEANDYFGKGLSGGKLVIRPSKLATFNPSNNIIIGNVAFYGATSGEAYINGMAGERFCVRNSGVKTVVEGIGDHGCEYMTGGIAVILGATGRNFAAGMSGGIAYVFDFDNNFAKNVNKEMVELEELDQEDLNTLHGLISNHLKYTDSAVAKSIINNWEVKSQLFVKVMPTDYKRVLQERKNIANQTVNI, encoded by the coding sequence ATGACTAATAACAATTTAAATAGTGGTGGATTATATCGCCCTTCATTTGAGAAAGATGCTTGTGGTATTGGTTTTGTAGCACACATGAAAGGAGTTGCTTCGCATCAAATTATAGAGGATGCTTTAGTAATGCTAGAAAATATGGAACATAGAGGTGCTTGTGGATGTGAAGAAAATACAGGTGATGGTGCTGGTATCTTAATTCAAATTCCTCATAACTTCTATAAACAAGAAGCAGATGGTTTAGGTTTTACACTTCCTAATAAAGGAGAGTATGGTACTGGCTTAGTATTTTTTCCGAAAGATTTAGAAAAAAGAGAAGCGTGCTTAAAAATAATTAAACATGCTGCAACTAAGTTTCGGTTTACTATTCTAGGATTTAGAACACTGTCTGTAAACAATCAGCCTATTGGACCAAGTGCTTTAGCTGTCGAACCTTTTGTACAACAAATATTCTTACAACCAAATTTTGAAATAGAAGAAGATATTGCTCTCGAAAGAAAGTTGTACATCTTTAGAGCTTATACTACACATAAAATTCATGAGCTATTAGGTGAAAAAGATAGTTTTTACTACAGTTCTTTGTCTTGCAGAACAATTATTTACAAAGGACAGTTGACTACTTTTCAAGTTAGACAATACTATCCTGAGTTAAACAATCAAGCACTTACATCGGCACTTGCTTTGGTACATTCAAGATTTTCTACTAATACATTTCCTAAATGGAAATTGGCTCAACCATTCAGATTTCTTGCTCATAATGGTGAAATAAATACACTTAGAGGTAACTTAAACTGGATGCGTACTAGAGAACACTTATTAGATTGTGAAGTGTTTACTAAAGATGAGCTAGAAATTTTGTTTCCTATTTGTGATGCAGACCAATCAGATTCAGCTAACTTAGATAATATAGTAGAGTTATTGTACTTATCTGGTCGTTCTTTACCTCATGTATTAATGATGTTAATTCCAGAAGCATGGCAGGATAATGAACAAATGGAAGACTGGAAAAAAGCATTTTATGAATATCACGACTGTATGATGGAACCTTGGGATGGTCCTGCTTCTATTTGTTTTACCGATGGAAAAATTGTTGGTGCTACACTAGATAGAAATGGTTTAAGACCTTCTCGTTATGTTGTATACAATGATGATATTGTAGTCATGTCGTCAGAAGCTGGTGCTGTACCAACTCAAGAAGATAAAGTAGTTAAAAAAGGAAGATTACAACCTGGTAAAATGTTTATTATAGACATGGAACAAGGTAGAATTATTTCAGATACGGAACTAAAAAAGAAAATTTGTACTGCTTATCCATATAGAGAGTGGTTAAACAAGCACAAAATTACTTTTAAAGATTTACCAAAATCTACCAAAAAAGAAATTATACTTAACAAAGAAGATTTACTAACTCAGCAATTGGCATTTGGTTATACTTCCGAAGATTTAAAAGTTATTGTAGAACCAATGACAACTACTGGAAAAGAACCTATTGGCTCTATGGGAACAGATACGCCTTTAGCTGTTTTGTCCGATCAATCTCAAAACTTATCAAACTACTTTAAACAGTTATTTGCACAAGTTACCAATCCACCAATCGATCCAATTCGTGAAAGAATGGTAATGAGTACTTTTACAACTTTAGGTGGTGCTAGTAGTATTTTAACTACTTCAGAAAATCATGCAAAGCAAATACATATAAGACAACCTATATTAACCAATGCAGATATTGCTAAGCTGAGATATATCAACCATCCAGATTTTAAGATTTATACCATTAAAACACATTTTCCTACTAATGGAAAAGCTGGTGCTTTAGAAAGAGCGATTAACAGAATATGTGCAGAAGCTGAAGATGCAGTTGCAGATGGTAATAATATTATTATATTATCTGATAAAGGTGTAGATAAAGACAATGCTCCAATTCCTTCTTTATTAGCCGTTGGTGCTGTTCATCATCATCTTATTCGTTCTAAAACAAGAATCGATTGTTCTTTGGTTGTAGAAAGTGGCGACATTAGAGAAGTACATCACTTTGCTACACATATTGGTTTTGGTGCTTCTGCTATCAATCCATATTTAGCTTATCAAAGCATCTACGATTTAAATAAGACTAAACTAAATCATTTAGAAAAAACTGACGATTACTTAGTAGATAACTATATCAAAGCTGCTAGTAATGGTTTATTAAAGATTTTCTCTAAAATGGGAATTTCTACTTATCAATCTTATCATGGTGCTCAAATCTTTGAGATTGTAGGTTTAAGTGAAGCTGTTGTCAATAAATGTTTTACTAATACTGTTTCTCGTTTAGGCGGAATTGGTTTTGATGAAATTGCAAAAGAAACACTTAAAAAACATGCTTTAGCATATCCTGATGTAGAAAATCAATATGCTCACTTAGAAGTAGGTGGTGTGTATCAATGGAAACGAAGAGGAGAAACACATATGTTTAATCCAAATAGTATTCATTTACTACAACATTCTACTAAGAAAAACGACTATCAATTATTCAAACAATATTCTGCTGCAATCAACAATCAAACAGAAAAAGCAATTACACTAAGAAGCTTATTAGAGTTTGATATGAGCAATGCGAAACCTATTGATATTAATGAAGTAGAACCAGTTGAAAATATTTTAACAAGATTTGCTACTGGAGCAATGTCTTTTGGATCTATTTCTTATGAAGCACACACAACCTTAGCAATTGCTATGAATAGAATTGGTGGAAAATCTAATTCTGGAGAAGGTGGCGAAGATGAAATAAGATTTGAGAAAAAAGAAAATGGTGATTGGGAACGCTCTGCTATTAAACAAGTTGCTTCTGGTAGATTTGGCGTTACTTCTTACTATTTAGCTAATGCAGAAGAATTGCAAATTAAAATGGCACAAGGTGCTAAACCTGGAGAAGGTGGTCAGTTGCCTGGTCATAAAGTAGATGAATGGATTGGTAGAGTAAGACACTCAACACCTGGTGTAGGTTTAATTTCACCACCACCACATCACGATATTTATTCTATTGAAGATTTAGCTCAATTAATCTATGATTTAAAAAATGCTAATCCAGATGCAAGAATAAATGTAAAACTAGTAGCAGAAGCTGGTGTAGGAACCATTGCTGCTGGTGTGGCTAAAGCAAAATCAGATGTTATTTTAGTTTCTGGTTACGATGGTGGAACTGGTGCATCGCCAATTTCTTCTATTAAACATGCTGGTTTACCTTGGGAATTAGGTTTGGCTGAAGCACATCAAACACTAGTAAAAAATAATTTAAGAAGTAGAGTAGTGCTACAAACAGACGGACAACTTAGAACAGGTAAAGATATTGCTATTGCTACGCTTTTAGGTGCAGAAGAATGGGGAATTGCTACGGCTGGTTTAGTAGTAATGGGTTGTATTATGATGCGTAAATGTCATCTAAATACTTGTCCTGTTGGTATTGCTACGCAAGATAAAGAGCTAAGAGCAAGATTTGAAAGCGATCCACAATATGTCGTTAACTTCTTTACATTCTTGGCTCAAGAGCTAAGAGAAATTATGGCTGAATTAGGTTTTAAAACGATTGATGAAATGGTTGGACAAACGCAGTTATTAAAGAAAAGAGACAATATTGACCATTGGAAATACAAATACCTAGATTTGAATCCAATTTTATTTAAAGAAAATGTTGGTACTGATGTTGGTTTGTACAAGCAAATGGCACAAGTTCATCCTAAGAATGAAGGTGTAATGGATTTAACTTTAATAGAAGAAGCTAAACCTGCTTTAGAAAATCAAGAGAAAGTTGAAATTAATACTAACATAGTCAATACTGACAGAACTGTTGGTGCAATGTTATCCTACTATATTTCATCAAAATATAAAGGCGATGGCTTATCAGAAGATACTATTCAAGTCAACTTTACTGGTTCTGCTGGACAAAGTTTTGGTGCTTTTTTAGCTCCAGGTGTTTCCTTTAAAATTCATGGCGAAGCAAACGACTACTTTGGTAAAGGATTATCTGGTGGAAAACTAGTCATTCGTCCTTCTAAATTAGCAACATTCAATCCATCAAACAATATTATTATTGGTAATGTGGCATTTTATGGTGCTACAAGTGGCGAAGCATATATTAATGGTATGGCTGGTGAAAGATTCTGTGTTAGAAACTCTGGTGTTAAAACTGTAGTGGAAGGCATTGGAGACCATGGTTGCGAGTATATGACTGGTGGTATTGCTGTAATATTAGGTGCTACTGGTAGAAACTTTGCTGCTGGTATGAGTGGAGGTATTGCTTATGTATTTGATTTTGACAATAACTTTGCGAAAAATGTAAATAAAGAAATGGTAGAGTTAGAAGAGTTAGACCAAGAAGACTTAAATACATTGCATGGCTTAATCAGTAATCATTTAAAATATACTGATAGTGCTGTTGCTAAGAGTATCATTAATAATTGGGAAGTAAAATCTCAATTGTTTGTTAAAGTAATGCCAACCGATTATAAACGCGTGTTACAAGAAAGAAAAAATATTGCTAATCAAACTGTTAACATATAA
- a CDS encoding glutamate synthase subunit beta — translation MGKPTGFKEFTRELPKYKAVQDRIKDYKEFYEPFADEKTNQQAARCMDCGVPFCHSGCPLGNIIPEFNDAVYQKDWQLALDILLSTNNFPEFTGRICPAPCESSCVLGINQPPVAIEHIEKTIIEKGFELNLIQPRKIDYRTGKKVAVVGSGPAGLAVAEQLNKAGHSVTVFERADKIGGLLRYGIPDFKLGKNIVQRRVDLMEQEGVTFKTNANVGVNVPVADLQSEFDAIVLAGGSTVPRDLPIPGRNFKGIYPAMEFLSQQNKRVANIETKVDHRGMTYENGDIWATDKNVVVIGGGDTGSDCVGTSNRHGAKSILQIELMPKPPVERSEATPWPEYPVMLRTSSSHEEGCDRKWSMNSMEFLGDDNGNLRAIKMVEIEWKKQADGRQIFEPVAGTEKEVPCELALLAMGFVHPQYEGMLEQLGVELDARKNVNTNNYQTNISNVFATGDMYTGQSLVVRAISHGRECARAVDIYLMGETQLEAKDQSALMVNG, via the coding sequence ATGGGAAAACCTACAGGATTTAAAGAATTTACAAGAGAATTACCTAAGTATAAAGCTGTTCAAGATAGAATAAAAGATTATAAGGAATTCTATGAACCATTTGCTGATGAAAAAACCAATCAACAAGCAGCAAGATGTATGGATTGTGGCGTTCCTTTCTGTCATTCAGGTTGTCCATTAGGCAATATTATACCAGAGTTCAACGATGCAGTCTATCAAAAAGATTGGCAATTAGCTTTAGATATTTTATTATCTACTAATAATTTTCCAGAGTTTACAGGAAGAATTTGTCCAGCACCATGCGAATCCTCTTGTGTGTTAGGCATCAATCAACCACCAGTAGCTATTGAGCATATTGAAAAAACAATTATAGAAAAAGGGTTTGAGTTAAACCTAATTCAACCAAGAAAGATTGATTATCGTACTGGAAAGAAAGTAGCTGTAGTTGGTTCTGGACCAGCTGGTTTAGCAGTAGCTGAGCAATTAAATAAAGCTGGTCATAGTGTAACTGTTTTTGAAAGAGCTGATAAAATTGGTGGCTTACTACGATATGGTATTCCAGATTTTAAATTAGGTAAAAATATAGTTCAAAGAAGAGTAGATTTAATGGAACAAGAAGGTGTTACTTTTAAAACCAATGCTAATGTTGGTGTTAATGTTCCAGTTGCCGATTTACAAAGCGAATTTGATGCTATTGTTTTAGCTGGTGGCAGTACTGTTCCTAGAGATTTACCTATTCCAGGTAGAAACTTTAAAGGTATTTATCCTGCGATGGAATTTTTATCGCAACAAAATAAAAGAGTAGCCAATATTGAAACCAAAGTCGACCACAGAGGCATGACTTATGAAAATGGCGATATTTGGGCAACTGATAAAAATGTAGTAGTAATTGGTGGAGGTGATACAGGTTCTGACTGTGTTGGTACTTCAAACAGACATGGAGCTAAATCTATCTTACAAATAGAATTGATGCCAAAACCACCAGTTGAAAGAAGTGAAGCAACACCTTGGCCAGAATATCCTGTGATGTTGAGAACTTCATCTTCTCATGAAGAAGGTTGCGATAGAAAATGGAGTATGAACAGTATGGAATTTCTAGGTGATGACAATGGCAACCTAAGAGCTATTAAAATGGTAGAAATTGAGTGGAAAAAACAAGCCGATGGTAGACAAATTTTTGAGCCAGTTGCAGGAACTGAAAAAGAAGTGCCTTGCGAATTAGCTTTATTAGCAATGGGATTTGTGCATCCACAGTACGAAGGTATGTTAGAGCAATTAGGTGTTGAATTAGATGCTAGAAAAAATGTAAATACCAATAATTACCAAACCAATATTAGCAATGTATTTGCTACTGGCGACATGTACACTGGACAGAGTTTAGTAGTAAGAGCCATTAGTCATGGAAGAGAATGTGCTAGAGCCGTAGATATTTACCTAATGGGAGAAACACAACTCGAAGCCAAAGACCAATCTGCTTTAATGGTAAATGGATAG
- a CDS encoding NUDIX hydrolase encodes MNLPIKYCFNCGATMSFQAVVGDTHKRFVCNSCHNIHYTNPNVVVGALVHYQNKVLLCKRAIEPRKGFWNLPAGYLEDNEKVEDGATREVWEEAGANIKIIQPYVIYNLPQANQVYIHFLAELTDGIIRNGEESLASALFDEAEIPWKEMAFTSSTYTLNRFFEDRKTGNFKTHLATFPDK; translated from the coding sequence ATGAACTTACCAATTAAGTACTGTTTTAATTGTGGAGCTACAATGTCTTTTCAAGCAGTTGTAGGCGATACACACAAACGATTTGTATGTAATAGTTGTCACAATATACATTATACTAATCCCAATGTAGTAGTAGGAGCATTGGTGCATTATCAAAATAAAGTATTGTTATGTAAAAGAGCAATTGAGCCAAGAAAAGGTTTTTGGAATTTACCAGCAGGATATTTAGAAGATAATGAAAAAGTAGAAGACGGAGCAACACGAGAAGTATGGGAAGAAGCTGGAGCTAATATTAAAATTATACAACCATATGTAATTTATAATTTGCCACAAGCCAATCAAGTGTATATACATTTTTTAGCAGAACTTACAGATGGCATTATTAGAAACGGAGAGGAAAGTTTAGCTTCTGCACTATTTGATGAAGCAGAGATACCATGGAAAGAAATGGCTTTTACATCATCAACATATACTTTAAATAGATTTTTTGAAGATAGAAAAACGGGCAATTTCAAAACGCATTTGGCAACTTTTCCAGATAAATAA
- the pruA gene encoding L-glutamate gamma-semialdehyde dehydrogenase, which produces MTNAVLKFDLPNNEPILGYAKDSIERSAIREELNRRKKAIIDIPQFINGKEVRTNDTVDLFPPHEIKHKIGHYHKGTNEHIHLAIDAALNAKEAWQNLPWQNRLAIFQKAADLVSGKYRAAINASTMLAQSKNLFQAEIDAACELADFLRFNVYYASQIYQEQPKNDTNIRNSVEYRALEGFVFAATPFNFTAIAANLFAAPALMGNVVVWKPSPHQIYSAWTIMEIFREAGLPNGVVNMIFTDAIETSKIVYEHKDFAALHFTGSTFVFQEAWKQIGLNIDKYKSYPRIVGETGGKDFIFVHNSADVKVAATAILRGAFEYQGQKCSACSRAYIPKSIWENLWEVMYNDLKSFKQGSVEDFSTIMNAVISADSFNRITGYIEDAKANDDNIFMFGGNYDNSEGYFIEPTVILTKNPKSRTMEEEIFGPVLTIYLYDDELLDETLQLLDETSPYALTGAIIAQDVYAIDYLKDKLTNNAGNFYINDKCTGAVVGQQPFGGARKSGTNDKAGSKFHLLRFVSPRTVKENFHPPTNYKYPYMKA; this is translated from the coding sequence ATGACAAACGCAGTATTAAAATTTGATTTACCAAACAACGAACCAATTCTAGGATATGCTAAAGATAGTATAGAAAGAAGTGCTATTAGAGAAGAATTAAATAGAAGAAAAAAAGCAATTATAGATATTCCACAATTTATAAATGGAAAAGAAGTTAGAACAAATGATACTGTTGACTTATTTCCACCACACGAAATCAAACATAAAATAGGACATTATCATAAAGGAACAAACGAGCATATTCATTTAGCAATAGATGCAGCTTTAAATGCTAAAGAAGCATGGCAAAATTTACCATGGCAAAATCGTTTGGCTATATTTCAAAAAGCTGCTGATTTAGTAAGTGGAAAATATCGTGCAGCTATCAATGCATCAACGATGTTAGCACAAAGCAAAAATTTGTTTCAAGCAGAAATAGATGCAGCTTGCGAATTAGCAGATTTCCTACGATTTAATGTCTATTATGCATCACAAATTTATCAAGAGCAACCAAAAAATGATACCAATATTAGAAATTCTGTAGAATACAGAGCATTAGAAGGTTTTGTTTTTGCTGCTACACCATTTAATTTTACAGCAATTGCAGCCAATTTGTTTGCAGCTCCAGCACTTATGGGAAATGTGGTTGTTTGGAAACCATCACCACATCAAATTTATTCTGCATGGACGATTATGGAAATTTTTAGAGAAGCAGGTTTGCCAAATGGAGTAGTTAATATGATTTTTACAGATGCTATTGAAACATCTAAAATAGTTTACGAACATAAAGATTTTGCTGCTTTACATTTTACTGGCTCAACTTTTGTGTTTCAAGAAGCTTGGAAGCAAATAGGTTTGAATATAGATAAATACAAAAGTTATCCAAGAATAGTAGGAGAGACTGGTGGTAAAGATTTTATTTTTGTACACAACTCTGCTGATGTAAAAGTAGCAGCTACAGCAATTTTAAGAGGAGCTTTCGAGTATCAAGGTCAAAAATGTTCGGCGTGTTCTCGTGCGTATATTCCAAAATCTATTTGGGAGAATTTGTGGGAAGTCATGTACAACGATTTAAAATCTTTTAAACAAGGTAGTGTCGAAGATTTTTCTACCATTATGAATGCAGTAATTTCAGCCGATTCATTTAATAGAATTACAGGATATATTGAAGATGCCAAAGCCAACGATGATAATATTTTTATGTTTGGTGGAAATTATGACAACTCAGAAGGATATTTTATAGAACCAACCGTTATTCTCACTAAAAATCCAAAGTCGAGAACAATGGAAGAAGAGATTTTTGGACCAGTACTCACAATTTATTTATATGATGATGAATTACTTGACGAAACCTTGCAACTGCTAGACGAAACTTCTCCGTATGCATTAACAGGAGCAATCATTGCTCAAGATGTTTATGCCATTGATTATTTAAAAGACAAACTGACCAATAACGCAGGAAACTTTTACATCAACGATAAATGTACTGGAGCAGTAGTAGGACAACAACCATTTGGTGGAGCAAGAAAATCTGGTACTAATGATAAAGCAGGAAGCAAATTTCATTTGTTGAGATTTGTATCACCAAGAACTGTAAAAGAAAATTTCCATCCACCAACCAATTACAAATATCCATACATGAAAGCGTAG
- a CDS encoding transcriptional repressor, with amino-acid sequence MSDIVSKIKEHGLRITPIRKEILTVFNTTDFALSHADIETKFAHIYDRVTIYRTLTAFVEAGIIHKISDETGIAKYAMCHHHQIEHEHQDNHVHFKCSVCEKIECLHSLQIPDFHLPKNYTMQQANLLVEGICANCNQ; translated from the coding sequence ATGTCAGATATTGTTAGTAAAATAAAAGAACATGGCTTGCGAATTACACCAATTCGTAAAGAAATTCTAACTGTATTTAATACTACAGATTTTGCATTATCACATGCAGATATCGAAACAAAATTTGCTCATATTTACGATAGAGTAACCATTTACAGAACGCTAACAGCTTTTGTAGAAGCTGGCATCATTCACAAAATAAGCGATGAAACAGGTATTGCCAAATATGCAATGTGTCATCATCATCAAATAGAACACGAACATCAAGACAATCATGTACATTTTAAATGTAGTGTTTGCGAAAAAATAGAATGTCTGCATAGTTTACAAATTCCAGATTTCCATTTGCCAAAAAACTACACAATGCAACAAGCTAATTTATTAGTAGAAGGCATTTGTGCTAATTGTAATCAGTAG
- a CDS encoding MerC domain-containing protein — translation MSTEAHLHDHKANKVSLILSAICIVHCLFTPVLVVVLPFAGTFMHENHWIELLIILGIVLLGSSSLKHGYRYHHHNKKPIILFVIGLVLLLISSMIHFIADSLFLHHVFGVIGGLLVGGAQLYNLKLSR, via the coding sequence ATGAGTACAGAAGCACATTTACACGACCACAAAGCTAATAAAGTTTCTTTAATTTTATCTGCCATTTGTATTGTTCACTGCTTATTTACACCAGTTTTAGTAGTTGTTTTGCCTTTTGCTGGTACTTTTATGCATGAAAACCATTGGATTGAATTGCTTATTATTTTAGGTATTGTTTTACTAGGTTCGTCTTCATTAAAACATGGTTATCGCTATCATCATCACAACAAAAAACCTATTATTTTGTTTGTTATTGGATTAGTGCTATTATTAATTTCTAGTATGATACATTTTATTGCAGATAGTTTATTCTTGCATCATGTATTTGGCGTAATAGGTGGTTTGCTAGTTGGTGGTGCTCAGTTGTATAATTTAAAATTGAGTAGGTAA
- the lysM gene encoding peptidoglycan-binding protein LysM, with the protein MGLFNFIKTAGQKIFKNKKAEEQTTEEDKHVAAQELLDYIKTLGFDVAKLRVAVLGDTVTVSGEVETQEAREKIILAVGNVEGVGVVNDEFTVAEVKEPAQFYTVVAGDTLSKIAKNTLGNANSYMVIFEANKPMLEHPDKIYPGQVLRIPTV; encoded by the coding sequence ATGGGATTATTTAATTTTATTAAAACAGCAGGACAAAAAATCTTCAAAAACAAGAAAGCAGAAGAACAAACTACTGAAGAAGATAAGCATGTTGCTGCTCAAGAACTATTAGACTATATTAAAACTTTAGGATTTGATGTAGCAAAATTAAGAGTGGCTGTACTAGGAGATACAGTAACGGTAAGCGGAGAAGTAGAAACGCAAGAAGCCAGAGAAAAAATTATTTTAGCAGTAGGTAATGTAGAAGGTGTTGGTGTAGTTAACGACGAATTTACTGTTGCCGAAGTAAAAGAACCTGCTCAGTTTTATACTGTAGTTGCTGGTGATACTTTATCTAAAATTGCAAAAAATACACTTGGCAATGCAAACTCTTACATGGTTATTTTTGAAGCTAACAAACCAATGTTAGAACATCCTGATAAAATTTATCCAGGACAAGTTTTAAGAATACCAACGGTATAA